In Anaerobacillus isosaccharinicus, one genomic interval encodes:
- a CDS encoding TRAP transporter large permease translates to MFYILVSIFLILLLFGTPIFIAIIIPSLISFFTTFQNLNETLAIQRLIGGIDTFSLLAIPFFMFAAAIMSEGRIGGRLVSFVNSLVGHLPGGLALATVVTCTLFGAISGTGPAAIVAVGTILLPALLKEGYSEKLALGTIVSSSTLSMLIPPGVAMILYGVISGTSIGKVFISGISVGLLTSAFFMLFIFIYAKKYNLPRSKRATFKEVLHSFIQAFWALGFPVVILGGIYLGIVTPTEAAAIAVAYVIIVELLIYRSLKPLDIYRIAASSGRVIAMIFILIAAGSLLSWLLTVAQIPQMLVSLLDGMNPILILLLINVIFLIAGMFLDPNSSIIILTPLVYPVAMSIGVDPVHLGILIVMNASIGMITPPFGLNIFVATGTFKVPYERVVPGLVPFIFISIITLLLVTFIPEIALWLPNLMP, encoded by the coding sequence ATGTTTTATATATTAGTATCCATTTTTTTAATTTTGTTATTATTTGGGACCCCAATTTTTATTGCAATTATCATCCCTTCACTTATTAGCTTTTTCACCACTTTTCAAAACTTGAATGAAACTTTGGCAATTCAAAGATTAATAGGAGGGATAGACACTTTTTCATTATTAGCTATCCCGTTTTTTATGTTTGCCGCAGCGATCATGTCAGAAGGGAGAATAGGTGGTCGTTTGGTTAGCTTTGTAAATAGTTTAGTAGGGCACCTTCCCGGGGGACTTGCTTTAGCAACTGTGGTTACTTGTACATTATTTGGAGCAATTTCGGGCACGGGGCCTGCAGCTATCGTGGCAGTTGGAACAATTCTTTTGCCGGCTCTTCTAAAAGAAGGATACAGTGAAAAACTTGCGCTAGGAACAATCGTTTCAAGTAGTACATTATCGATGTTAATCCCTCCGGGTGTAGCTATGATTTTATATGGTGTTATATCAGGTACCTCGATTGGCAAAGTCTTTATTTCAGGTATATCCGTCGGTTTATTGACATCAGCATTCTTTATGTTATTCATTTTTATTTATGCAAAAAAGTATAACTTACCAAGAAGCAAAAGAGCTACCTTTAAAGAGGTCCTGCACTCCTTCATACAAGCGTTTTGGGCATTGGGCTTTCCTGTTGTTATCTTAGGTGGAATTTATTTAGGTATTGTAACTCCAACCGAAGCTGCAGCTATAGCAGTAGCCTATGTAATTATTGTAGAGTTATTAATTTATCGATCCTTGAAGCCTCTTGATATCTATCGAATCGCAGCCTCATCTGGAAGAGTAATCGCGATGATATTTATCCTGATTGCAGCAGGTTCCTTACTATCTTGGTTACTTACGGTAGCGCAAATTCCTCAGATGTTGGTAAGTCTGTTAGATGGGATGAACCCTATCCTTATATTGTTATTAATAAACGTTATATTTTTAATTGCAGGAATGTTTTTAGATCCAAATTCCTCCATTATTATCCTAACTCCTTTAGTTTATCCAGTTGCAATGTCGATTGGTGTTGATCCAGTACATCTGGGTATCCTTATTGTTATGAATGCGTCTATTGGAATGATTACACCTCCTTTTGGTCTAAATATATTTGTTGCTACTGGTACTTTTAAAGTACCATACGAAAGAGTCGTACCTGGCTTGGTTCCATTCATCTTTATTAGTATTATTACACTTTTATTAGTAACGTTTATTCCAGAGATTGCGTTATGGTTGCCTAATTTAATGCCTTAA
- a CDS encoding TRAP transporter small permease, with protein MSTFSSLSQKIFRNVDRYISHFENFVIATGLIFISGLIFVNVISRYFFGTSINWAEELARYIIVWITFIGISTCTRFDDHVKIEVLTNKFRQSIREIIKKIVNVVNTLLALYLFYLGFVITINMYNIGNKSVTMGMPIWLLYLAVPIGTFLMSFQFLKKVLNK; from the coding sequence TTGAGTACCTTTAGTTCTTTAAGTCAGAAAATATTTAGAAATGTCGATAGATATATTAGTCATTTTGAAAACTTTGTTATAGCTACCGGGTTAATTTTTATCTCGGGTTTAATATTTGTTAATGTCATATCAAGATATTTTTTCGGTACGTCAATAAACTGGGCCGAAGAGTTAGCTAGGTATATTATTGTCTGGATTACTTTTATAGGGATAAGTACATGTACTAGATTTGATGATCACGTTAAGATAGAGGTTTTAACAAATAAATTTAGACAATCTATCAGGGAAATCATTAAAAAAATCGTAAATGTAGTTAATACGCTTCTAGCTTTATACTTATTTTATTTGGGGTTTGTGATAACAATAAATATGTATAACATTGGGAATAAAAGTGTAACCATGGGTATGCCGATCTGGTTATTATATCTAGCGGTACCAATAGGTACCTTCCTAATGTCGTTTCAATTCTTAAAAAAAGTCTTAAACAAATAG
- a CDS encoding TRAP transporter substrate-binding protein: MKKTGLIFVAILLSFLIIGCGQDASSTVDKEIVIKLSHVSSPGSARDLGAHKVKEIVEAETEGRVKVDVYPSSQLGGQRDQVEGVQSGNIEMVVVPTAYLGGTQPLITLLDTPFFLPPDLDDLKELYSSDAIRALLDTTEEVGIKTLSIWHTGYMQYSANRPILKPDDLKGLKVRVMASPILFEQAKTFGADGITMDFSETYSALQSRAIDGQENPIDTIFDMKFHEVQSDISLTTHGTLDQLFLVNQKWFESLDADIQAAIIKGVEEGQKVTVDSTYEAIERAKGIILSEGVNIHEVTPEQRTVFEEDAKPIIEFARNHFGEQGKKLFNDIEAEIKRITGK, translated from the coding sequence ATGAAAAAAACAGGGTTAATTTTTGTAGCAATCTTGTTATCGTTTTTGATAATAGGGTGTGGGCAAGATGCATCGAGTACTGTTGATAAGGAAATCGTTATCAAACTAAGTCACGTTTCCAGTCCGGGGAGTGCTAGAGACTTAGGGGCGCACAAAGTAAAAGAGATTGTTGAAGCTGAAACCGAGGGCCGTGTTAAGGTTGACGTTTACCCATCTTCGCAGTTAGGTGGACAAAGGGATCAGGTAGAAGGTGTTCAGTCAGGAAATATTGAAATGGTTGTTGTTCCTACAGCATACCTTGGAGGAACTCAGCCGTTAATTACACTATTAGACACTCCGTTCTTTTTGCCTCCAGATCTTGATGATCTAAAAGAACTATATAGTTCAGACGCTATTAGAGCATTGCTAGATACGACTGAGGAAGTCGGTATTAAAACGTTAAGTATTTGGCATACAGGATACATGCAATATTCAGCGAATCGTCCGATTTTAAAACCTGATGATTTAAAGGGGTTAAAAGTAAGGGTAATGGCATCGCCAATTTTATTTGAGCAAGCGAAAACGTTTGGGGCAGATGGAATTACCATGGACTTTTCCGAGACTTATAGTGCACTACAATCAAGAGCGATCGATGGGCAAGAAAATCCAATTGATACAATCTTTGATATGAAATTCCATGAAGTCCAATCTGATATTTCTTTAACAACACATGGAACATTGGATCAATTATTCTTGGTAAATCAAAAATGGTTTGAAAGTCTTGATGCAGATATTCAAGCGGCAATTATCAAGGGTGTAGAAGAAGGCCAAAAAGTTACAGTAGATAGTACTTATGAGGCAATTGAAAGAGCAAAAGGCATCATATTATCAGAAGGAGTAAACATCCATGAGGTAACTCCTGAACAAAGAACAGTGTTTGAGGAAGACGCCAAACCTATTATTGAGTTTGCTCGAAACCATTTCGGTGAACAAGGAAAGAAACTCTTTAATGATATTGAAGCTGAAATTAAGAGAATAACAGGAAAGTAG
- a CDS encoding carbon-nitrogen hydrolase family protein, giving the protein MRVAVVQLKANDLKDYQQAFEHLEKKVLDASKDHDLILVPECSFPAYFIHSDEGDLGELLLSDGERYLNRIKEIARANHVYIAYGYVEKFGDQVYNSAILIGRSGEEVVKKRKSFLWHFDNEWFSEGEDLAVADTDFGRVALVVCADARMPEIVRLAVLEGAVLIIDLANLTATGPELSSLQNAQSAYMLSVRALENNVWLAVSDKWGVEANSITYTGRSGVFAPDGTTVYQASSDQNEIVSVEIPTDKKGEITRSSIRYPIKRRQELYTPLTVENNLLPISCIMKEKVIPEEITPYITVAAGEINNHTEYIQMIKRLVNHGSNIICMPSTSVDVSQHVDEVVSFLPESLVLIATVEEKNKRMLSYIITSNGIEATFSTLHHEKSLSKTATPIYQTKWGKIGIMHGIEALLPEWPRTLMVLGADCLIWPNCLTHSLASNIGRTRAAESRIFVVSASSRGDEDSGVSQVIDPNGSIIASTLRNEKIHACGTFTAFSLSRIKDVVPGTNVFKNRRPRFYGGLIK; this is encoded by the coding sequence ATGAGAGTAGCTGTAGTTCAATTAAAAGCTAACGATTTAAAAGATTATCAGCAAGCCTTCGAACATTTAGAAAAGAAAGTGCTTGATGCTTCAAAGGACCATGACCTAATTCTCGTACCAGAGTGCTCTTTTCCAGCATATTTTATTCATTCCGATGAAGGGGACCTTGGAGAACTTTTGCTAAGCGATGGTGAAAGGTACTTAAATCGAATAAAGGAAATTGCTAGAGCTAATCATGTTTACATTGCTTATGGATATGTAGAGAAGTTTGGAGATCAAGTATATAACTCTGCAATATTAATTGGCCGAAGTGGGGAAGAGGTTGTGAAAAAGAGGAAGTCATTCCTATGGCACTTTGATAATGAGTGGTTTTCTGAAGGGGAAGATTTAGCTGTTGCTGATACAGATTTTGGGAGAGTGGCCTTAGTAGTATGTGCTGATGCAAGAATGCCAGAAATTGTACGGTTAGCTGTATTGGAGGGGGCAGTGCTTATTATTGATTTAGCCAACTTAACGGCTACTGGGCCTGAGCTATCTAGCCTTCAAAATGCTCAAAGTGCTTATATGCTTTCCGTAAGAGCGTTAGAGAATAATGTTTGGTTAGCTGTTTCTGACAAGTGGGGAGTAGAAGCAAATAGTATTACGTATACCGGACGCTCAGGTGTTTTTGCACCCGATGGAACTACTGTATACCAAGCTAGTTCAGATCAGAATGAAATTGTATCGGTAGAAATTCCTACTGATAAAAAAGGTGAAATTACTCGTTCGTCTATTCGATATCCAATTAAGCGCCGACAAGAATTATACACACCTCTTACAGTAGAAAATAATTTATTACCAATATCTTGCATTATGAAGGAGAAAGTAATACCAGAAGAAATTACACCTTATATTACTGTTGCAGCGGGAGAAATCAATAACCATACAGAGTATATTCAGATGATAAAGCGTTTGGTTAATCATGGAAGTAATATTATTTGCATGCCATCAACTAGTGTGGACGTATCTCAGCATGTTGATGAGGTCGTATCATTTCTTCCGGAAAGTTTAGTTTTAATAGCAACTGTAGAAGAAAAGAATAAGAGAATGCTTAGCTATATTATTACAAGTAATGGAATTGAAGCTACATTTTCCACCTTACATCATGAAAAATCTTTATCGAAAACTGCAACACCTATATATCAGACTAAATGGGGGAAAATTGGTATAATGCATGGAATTGAGGCGCTGTTACCCGAGTGGCCTAGGACATTAATGGTGTTAGGTGCTGATTGCCTCATCTGGCCAAATTGTCTAACGCATTCTTTAGCTAGCAATATTGGTAGAACCCGAGCGGCAGAAAGTAGAATTTTTGTTGTTTCAGCTAGTTCAAGAGGAGACGAAGACAGCGGAGTGAGTCAGGTGATTGATCCAAATGGAAGTATTATAGCTTCCACTTTAAGAAATGAAAAAATCCATGCTTGTGGGACGTTCACAGCCTTTTCCTTAAGCAGAATTAAAGATGTTGTTCCAGGTACAAATGTTTTTAAAAATCGACGTCCACGTTTTTATGGAGGTTTAATAAAATAA
- a CDS encoding helix-turn-helix domain-containing protein: MIGDSEELRDFCEDFLLELQEYDLDNGNVLVETFHTYLLCDGGIKETAERLFLHPNTVAYRIKKIKQIIKHDVTLPEFKLAYLLALEAYMVLKN; encoded by the coding sequence ATGATAGGGGATTCTGAGGAACTGCGAGACTTTTGTGAGGATTTTTTATTAGAGTTACAGGAATACGATCTTGATAATGGGAATGTATTGGTTGAAACCTTTCACACGTATTTGCTTTGTGACGGTGGAATTAAGGAAACGGCAGAAAGGCTTTTTCTACACCCTAATACTGTTGCATATCGAATAAAAAAAATAAAACAAATAATTAAACATGATGTAACCTTACCTGAATTTAAGCTTGCATATCTTTTAGCGTTAGAAGCATACATGGTGTTGAAGAATTAA
- a CDS encoding IS1182 family transposase has product MLPKKELMLSSYSELYDILIPENHFLRKFNNLVDFEFIYDELKDMYNEAFGATAKCPIMMFKLLLLKVMYPMSDRDLIERATFDMSFKYFLDVAPEDKMVHPTSLTKFRKLRLQDESLLNLLIKKTVEIALKEGLIKSNQIIADSTHTNSMFNSKSPIEILIEQSKQLRKSVYKQDDTYKDKMPTKPSTSELVDHINYCNQLVDIIKKDEQLYVKEDVRLKAHLLEEIVNDDIEHLNSTVEKDAKVGHKSSDTSFFGYKTHIAMVPERIVTSAVVTTGEQNDGKQAKELIEKSIENGIEVKAFIGDGAYSEKDMIEYTKEKEIKLVSKLSKTVSEGTKRATGEFDYNKDAGRYVCTAGHMAIKKALHGKKKHATEGTVLRETHYFDIEKCKVCPLREGCYKEGSASKTYTVTLKKDKFHEEHQLYQETEEFKELAKNRYMIEAKNAELKNRHGFKKSHSHGLLGMHIQSATTIFVVNMKRIITLMG; this is encoded by the coding sequence ATGCTACCTAAAAAAGAACTAATGCTCAGTTCGTACAGTGAACTTTACGATATACTAATCCCAGAAAATCATTTCTTGAGGAAGTTTAATAACTTAGTTGACTTTGAATTTATCTATGACGAATTAAAAGATATGTATAATGAGGCATTTGGCGCTACAGCCAAATGTCCAATTATGATGTTTAAGTTACTATTACTCAAGGTGATGTACCCAATGTCTGATCGTGATTTGATTGAGAGAGCGACGTTTGATATGTCATTTAAATACTTTTTAGATGTAGCACCTGAAGATAAAATGGTTCATCCAACAAGCTTAACTAAATTTAGAAAACTTCGATTACAAGACGAATCATTATTAAATTTACTTATTAAAAAGACGGTTGAGATTGCCTTGAAAGAAGGGCTTATTAAATCCAACCAAATCATTGCGGATTCCACTCATACAAATAGTATGTTTAACTCTAAATCACCTATTGAAATCTTGATTGAACAGTCCAAACAGTTAAGGAAGAGCGTTTATAAACAGGACGACACTTATAAAGATAAAATGCCTACTAAGCCAAGTACGAGTGAATTAGTTGACCATATTAACTATTGTAATCAATTAGTAGATATCATTAAAAAGGACGAGCAGTTATACGTTAAAGAAGACGTAAGATTAAAAGCTCATTTATTAGAGGAGATTGTCAACGATGATATCGAACACTTAAATTCAACTGTAGAAAAAGATGCAAAAGTTGGACATAAGAGTTCAGACACATCCTTTTTTGGATACAAAACTCACATCGCTATGGTTCCAGAGCGTATTGTGACATCAGCTGTTGTTACAACAGGTGAACAGAATGACGGAAAACAGGCAAAAGAATTAATTGAGAAATCAATTGAAAATGGAATTGAAGTGAAAGCATTCATTGGCGACGGAGCTTACTCTGAGAAAGATATGATTGAATATACAAAAGAAAAAGAAATTAAGTTAGTATCGAAATTAAGTAAAACTGTATCAGAGGGCACTAAAAGGGCAACAGGTGAATTTGATTACAATAAGGATGCTGGGCGATATGTATGTACAGCAGGGCATATGGCAATTAAAAAAGCTTTACATGGGAAGAAAAAACACGCAACGGAAGGAACCGTATTACGAGAAACCCATTACTTTGATATTGAGAAATGTAAGGTATGTCCACTAAGAGAAGGCTGTTATAAAGAAGGATCTGCAAGTAAAACATATACCGTAACTTTGAAGAAGGATAAATTTCATGAGGAACACCAACTCTATCAGGAAACAGAAGAGTTCAAAGAGTTAGCGAAAAATAGGTATATGATCGAGGCTAAGAACGCAGAGCTAAAGAATCGCCATGGGTTTAAAAAAAGTCATTCCCATGGTCTCTTAGGTATGCACATACAAAGTGCAACAACCATCTTCGTAGTGAATATGAAACGAATTATCACGTTAATGGGTTAG
- a CDS encoding PucR family transcriptional regulator encodes MIIIQDVLKTTAFQNSEVLAGIKGLSNEVSTITVAEVPDSANWLRGGELVCTTAFFISNKVVHEKEWIESLIRNGASALAIKTSRFLGGLPSGLINVANQHDFPIISLPHEITWPAVIESFMDFFMNEQMKIMELVEDVQSSLINLVLENKSIQAIANKISILAGNPIILEDARLQVIAIGNLNSEELDKEILEHRIKPSFQKKILKSNYYKEIQKGVNIEKIEMSVKLDDKRDTNNIMIPIFTNETLYGFISLLECKRPHTPLDLIVLKNSTTAIALQLMKQYLNDQTSRKKTLALIEDIIQGRIHTQIIFEYDYLNINWSHPMITILADFEDLNKNNSFWDRSEEIISNIIKKRLKNHFGQVIIGNEGTFYTILISFSPSQLKKVTNLLRTELSQVLIELEQYYGKDKFRFGVGGVYEKLEKASRSYKEAKSALSIIKKYKRKGETAEIISILKFSH; translated from the coding sequence TTGATTATAATTCAAGATGTTTTAAAAACGACTGCTTTTCAAAATAGTGAAGTTTTGGCAGGAATAAAAGGTTTGTCTAATGAGGTGTCAACAATTACTGTGGCTGAAGTTCCGGATTCAGCAAACTGGCTTCGTGGTGGGGAGTTAGTTTGTACTACGGCATTCTTTATTAGCAATAAAGTAGTACACGAAAAAGAGTGGATTGAAAGTCTAATTCGAAATGGAGCATCGGCCTTAGCAATTAAAACAAGCCGATTTTTAGGTGGATTACCAAGCGGGCTTATTAATGTTGCCAACCAACATGATTTCCCTATTATTAGTTTACCTCATGAAATAACATGGCCGGCGGTTATAGAATCATTTATGGACTTTTTCATGAATGAACAAATGAAGATCATGGAGCTTGTGGAGGATGTTCAAAGTAGTTTGATCAACCTTGTATTGGAGAATAAGTCCATACAAGCCATTGCAAATAAGATATCTATCTTAGCTGGTAATCCAATTATATTAGAGGATGCAAGATTACAAGTCATAGCAATCGGTAATTTGAATTCAGAAGAGTTAGATAAGGAAATATTAGAGCATAGAATTAAGCCTTCTTTTCAAAAAAAAATTTTAAAATCCAACTATTACAAAGAGATACAGAAAGGAGTAAATATAGAAAAAATTGAAATGAGCGTCAAGCTTGATGATAAAAGGGATACAAATAATATAATGATACCGATCTTTACAAATGAAACCTTATATGGGTTTATTTCTTTATTAGAGTGCAAAAGACCACATACCCCGTTAGATTTGATTGTATTAAAAAACTCAACAACTGCGATAGCTCTTCAACTGATGAAACAATACTTAAATGATCAAACATCCCGTAAAAAGACGCTTGCCTTAATTGAGGATATTATACAGGGAAGAATACATACTCAAATAATATTTGAATATGATTACTTAAATATTAATTGGTCACACCCAATGATTACTATTTTAGCAGATTTCGAAGACTTAAATAAAAATAATAGTTTCTGGGATCGATCAGAAGAGATAATATCTAACATCATTAAGAAACGCTTAAAAAATCATTTTGGCCAAGTTATTATTGGGAATGAAGGGACTTTCTATACTATATTGATATCTTTTTCTCCTAGCCAACTTAAGAAAGTAACAAATTTATTAAGGACCGAACTAAGCCAAGTTCTAATCGAACTTGAACAATATTATGGTAAAGACAAATTTCGTTTTGGAGTAGGTGGGGTTTATGAAAAGCTTGAGAAGGCAAGTAGGAGTTATAAGGAGGCAAAAAGTGCACTGTCAATAATAAAAAAATATAAGAGGAAAGGAGAGACTGCTGAAATTATAAGCATTTTAAAGTTCTCACACTGA
- a CDS encoding dihydroorotase, translated as MFDLQVINATIVTSENTYRGSISIQGGVIAAISEIPLGNAKQTIDANGLQLVPGMVDQHVHFMDPAETEREDFIHGSSAAAIGGVTTVIEHTHAAPVRSVKAYNDKINHVCGRSVVDFGLTAHVFPEDLGNLKALWDSGVVLFKIFTCTTHGIPTLNNDELFRAFKEIASFDGRCLVHCEDDAITEGNEQRLKHNQRCDHGIISEWRSETAEDIAVANVALMARLTGVTATIAHISHSFVIDLIKREQAEGAKLYAEVCPQYLFLNDKDVIEKGPFAKFTPPARGTDQSNKLLDLINDGSIQLLSTDHAPSTSEQKTTGTIWDCNFGLPGVETTLPMMLNLVNEGKITLQRVVQLFSEMPAKVLGLYPKKGCIVVGADADLVLLDLSRKWTIKNEDIISKAGWSPYHGTECTGKPVVTIVRGNIVVENGSVTGNPGVGAPVKRVLKTR; from the coding sequence GTGTTTGATTTACAGGTTATTAATGCAACAATCGTTACATCAGAAAATACTTACAGAGGATCCATTTCAATACAAGGAGGAGTAATTGCTGCAATTAGCGAGATTCCTCTCGGTAACGCCAAACAGACAATCGACGCAAATGGGCTTCAACTCGTTCCAGGAATGGTTGATCAGCATGTACATTTTATGGATCCCGCAGAAACTGAACGAGAGGATTTTATCCATGGGTCATCAGCTGCAGCTATTGGGGGAGTTACAACAGTAATAGAGCATACACATGCTGCTCCAGTCAGAAGTGTAAAAGCCTATAATGATAAAATAAATCATGTATGTGGACGTTCTGTTGTTGATTTTGGCTTGACCGCTCACGTATTTCCTGAAGACTTAGGAAATTTAAAAGCACTTTGGGATAGTGGGGTTGTCCTGTTTAAAATCTTTACTTGTACAACACATGGAATACCTACCTTAAATAATGATGAATTGTTCCGGGCCTTTAAGGAAATAGCTTCTTTTGACGGACGTTGTCTTGTTCATTGTGAAGACGATGCTATTACAGAAGGAAACGAACAAAGACTCAAACATAATCAGCGCTGTGACCATGGCATCATTTCAGAATGGCGTTCAGAGACCGCAGAGGATATAGCTGTAGCTAATGTTGCACTAATGGCTCGCTTGACTGGGGTTACGGCAACAATTGCTCACATTAGCCATTCGTTTGTGATCGATTTAATAAAACGTGAGCAAGCAGAGGGTGCAAAACTCTACGCAGAAGTCTGTCCACAATACCTCTTCTTGAATGACAAAGATGTAATTGAAAAAGGACCTTTTGCTAAGTTCACTCCTCCGGCTAGAGGAACAGATCAATCAAATAAATTACTAGACCTAATAAATGATGGAAGTATCCAATTATTATCAACCGATCATGCACCATCTACTTCTGAACAAAAAACTACAGGAACAATTTGGGATTGCAACTTCGGACTTCCAGGTGTTGAAACTACATTACCAATGATGCTGAACCTAGTTAACGAAGGAAAAATCACATTACAAAGAGTAGTTCAATTATTCTCGGAAATGCCGGCAAAGGTTCTAGGCCTATATCCTAAAAAAGGTTGTATCGTTGTGGGAGCTGATGCAGATTTAGTATTATTGGACCTTTCTCGTAAATGGACTATAAAAAATGAAGATATTATTTCAAAAGCTGGCTGGTCACCTTATCATGGCACAGAGTGTACAGGAAAACCGGTCGTTACCATTGTACGTGGAAATATTGTTGTAGAAAATGGGTCGGTTACTGGTAACCCTGGGGTCGGAGCCCCAGTTAAAAGAGTTTTAAAAACTAGATAA
- a CDS encoding TVP38/TMEM64 family protein, translating into MKQISFFFQCKVNPLSLLLNKILLFSTIKFLLILINLYLLLPQMVPIYRGALLTIAIALLLTSVIAIVKSNSKLQRIANITMSYFLAIISVLVFVYLISAFLSLTGTFGLEQLLRNYLEYAKLLYFFICVVQNIVLPIPEAATIIAGSAVFGSFHAFVIGLAGTLIGVSTMFFLTRYGGSKLIAKLINEKHLTYYHQLVQKNETLYLFTLFIVPILPDEIVCIGAGLSKMSIKKFLMIAIISKLVTTFIYSYSIQLVTLLSLTTSQITLILSTMMIVLFFLTLIKKKSS; encoded by the coding sequence ATGAAACAAATTTCTTTCTTTTTTCAATGTAAAGTAAATCCACTATCGTTGCTTTTAAATAAAATATTACTTTTTTCAACAATAAAATTTCTTTTGATCCTAATAAACTTGTATTTACTATTACCTCAAATGGTTCCTATCTATAGAGGGGCGTTGCTGACTATCGCAATTGCTCTTTTGCTTACTTCGGTCATTGCAATTGTCAAAAGTAATAGCAAGCTGCAGAGAATAGCCAATATTACAATGAGCTATTTCTTAGCTATTATTAGTGTTCTAGTGTTTGTATATCTTATTTCGGCGTTCCTTTCATTAACTGGGACATTTGGGTTAGAACAACTATTAAGAAATTACTTAGAGTATGCAAAGCTACTGTATTTTTTCATTTGTGTCGTTCAAAATATTGTTTTACCAATTCCCGAAGCTGCGACAATCATTGCCGGTAGTGCTGTGTTTGGTTCGTTTCATGCCTTTGTTATTGGGCTCGCTGGAACACTGATAGGTGTCTCGACGATGTTTTTCTTAACTAGATATGGTGGAAGTAAGCTAATTGCAAAATTAATAAATGAAAAGCATTTAACTTATTACCACCAACTTGTCCAAAAAAATGAGACACTCTATCTTTTCACCTTATTTATCGTTCCAATCTTGCCAGATGAAATCGTATGTATCGGTGCTGGGTTAAGCAAAATGTCAATCAAGAAATTTTTAATGATCGCTATAATTTCAAAATTGGTGACAACCTTTATTTATTCATACTCAATTCAACTTGTAACACTCTTGTCATTAACAACATCGCAGATTACCTTAATTCTTTCAACAATGATGATTGTCTTGTTCTTTCTGACCTTGATCAAGAAAAAAAGTTCTTGA
- a CDS encoding sensor histidine kinase: MNISFRNKLLVKLFGAITISFLIASVALNSIIPIFFSDYYLSGELTPTMWNILTFFIFTFVISIFIISLILLTRKKLIYLNNITESVQEIANGNLGLEIELKGRDELTQLAKNINYMSKKLENTFEHERQLEFAKNELITNVSHDLRTPLTSIIGYADLLRNGQYDSKEKLQEYHETIFNKSQRLKHLMDELFEYTRLSSPDIKLNLSEVELVGIFEQIVGEYTPIFDKEQLCIQKTITVENIPVVVDIEKIVRVYENLFINAIKYSLKPSIVKMSFETKENKAVFTISNRVEQPPLADLSKLFERFFREDKARGDNRGTGLGLAICKRIVELHNGAIDVEYQEGWITFTVEYPLYS, translated from the coding sequence ATGAATATTTCATTCAGAAATAAGTTGCTTGTGAAATTATTTGGAGCAATTACGATCAGCTTTCTCATAGCAAGTGTTGCATTAAATAGCATTATTCCAATTTTTTTTTCAGACTATTATTTAAGTGGCGAATTAACGCCAACGATGTGGAACATTCTCACATTTTTTATTTTTACTTTTGTTATATCTATCTTTATTATTAGTTTAATTCTTCTTACACGAAAGAAATTAATATATTTAAACAATATTACAGAAAGCGTACAAGAAATCGCTAATGGAAACTTAGGTTTAGAAATAGAGCTAAAAGGTCGAGATGAATTAACACAACTTGCAAAGAATATTAACTATATGTCTAAAAAGTTGGAGAATACGTTTGAACATGAAAGGCAATTAGAATTTGCAAAAAATGAACTTATTACAAATGTATCCCATGATTTACGGACTCCTTTAACATCAATCATCGGCTATGCAGACTTATTGAGAAATGGACAATATGACAGTAAAGAAAAGCTACAGGAATATCATGAAACTATTTTTAACAAATCACAGCGGCTAAAGCATTTAATGGATGAACTCTTTGAATACACTCGCTTATCAAGTCCAGACATCAAACTAAATCTGAGTGAAGTAGAATTGGTAGGGATATTTGAGCAAATAGTTGGAGAATACACTCCAATTTTCGACAAAGAGCAGCTATGTATTCAAAAAACAATAACGGTAGAGAACATACCTGTCGTAGTTGATATAGAAAAAATAGTTCGAGTTTATGAAAATCTTTTTATAAATGCTATCAAGTATAGCTTGAAACCATCAATAGTAAAAATGAGCTTTGAAACAAAAGAAAACAAAGCGGTTTTTACAATATCCAACAGAGTAGAACAGCCCCCGTTAGCTGATCTAAGCAAACTATTCGAGCGTTTTTTCAGAGAGGATAAAGCAAGAGGAGATAACCGAGGAACAGGACTTGGACTCGCGATTTGTAAGAGAATTGTTGAACTTCACAATGGGGCTATTGATGTAGAATACCAGGAAGGTTGGATCACCTTTACGGTTGAGTACCCTTTATACAGTTAG